In one window of Candidatus Krumholzibacteriia bacterium DNA:
- a CDS encoding ATP-binding protein, producing the protein MHHRSHDREALDRSNEEPDSTAESGSFVPTPEDLRARIHEAANWLAVLRGHLDLLVTCGGAGDVRLAAARRSLQGAEHALGGWTAEPQMQTVDLRDVVHDLVEDARALCPGARIRPEVPRSTCPASTRPGLLRDVLLNLVRNADEAMGEQPDGEIRLVVHRLEDGTMTVGVEDDGPGMDDETRRRCFEAGFSTKAPGRGVGLARVAALARDLGSELQLSTRPGRGSRFTLRLQAGASDVPAETSSAVRTVPPRVLLVDDDPDVRLVLAEMLDATGVEHVVPVGSPDDTRTAFTAGAFDVVLLDRQLGGVLGDVLAIEIRQLDPAVGIVLLTGDPVTREAAPSRAFDRLVTKPLGLDALRTCLHEVYELTRRRRNSGARRGGA; encoded by the coding sequence ATGCACCATCGCTCCCACGATCGCGAAGCGCTGGATCGCTCGAACGAGGAACCGGACTCCACTGCGGAGTCCGGTTCCTTCGTTCCGACCCCGGAAGACCTTCGGGCGCGGATCCACGAGGCCGCCAACTGGCTCGCCGTCCTGCGGGGGCATCTCGATCTGCTCGTGACCTGCGGAGGAGCCGGCGACGTTCGTCTGGCCGCCGCCCGGAGGTCCCTGCAGGGAGCCGAGCACGCCCTGGGCGGATGGACCGCCGAACCGCAGATGCAGACCGTCGATCTCCGCGACGTGGTGCACGACCTCGTCGAGGACGCCCGCGCGCTCTGTCCCGGGGCGCGGATCCGGCCCGAAGTCCCTCGCTCGACCTGTCCGGCGTCGACCCGGCCCGGGCTCCTGCGCGACGTGCTCCTGAACCTGGTCCGCAATGCCGACGAAGCCATGGGCGAGCAGCCCGACGGAGAGATCCGCCTGGTGGTCCACCGGCTCGAAGACGGAACGATGACGGTGGGCGTGGAGGACGACGGCCCGGGAATGGACGACGAGACCCGGCGTCGGTGTTTCGAGGCGGGTTTCAGCACGAAGGCTCCGGGGCGTGGGGTCGGGTTGGCCCGTGTGGCCGCTCTGGCGCGTGATCTGGGCTCCGAACTCCAACTGTCCACCCGTCCGGGGCGAGGCAGTCGCTTCACGCTCCGGCTCCAGGCGGGGGCGTCCGACGTGCCGGCCGAGACCTCCTCCGCCGTGCGGACCGTGCCGCCACGGGTGTTGCTGGTCGACGACGATCCGGACGTCCGATTGGTGCTCGCCGAGATGCTCGACGCCACCGGCGTGGAGCACGTGGTGCCCGTCGGTTCGCCCGACGACACGCGCACGGCCTTCACCGCCGGTGCCTTCGACGTGGTCCTCCTCGATCGACAGCTGGGCGGGGTCCTGGGAGACGTCCTCGCAATCGAGATTCGACAACTCGACCCTGCCGTGGGTATCGTGCTGCTCACCGGAGACCCCGTCACGCGGGAGGCAGCGCCGAGCCGTGCGTTCGATCGCCTCGTGACCAAGCCCCTGGGACTCGATGCACTGCGAACCTGCCTCCACGAGGTCTACGAACTCACGCGGCGGCGCCGGAACTCAGGCGCGCGACGCGGTGGCGCCTGA